GTCCTTTGAAAGGATGCCAAAAGGATACTTCAGCAGGCAACAGTCACAATTACAACCTTGGAAAAATAGATTCATCTGAAAGACTTGTACATTATTGGATTTAATCATTTGACTACTAATACACTTTGTTTAGCCTTTTGCCTTGGCTGAAAAATAGATTTTGCATATGAATAAGTAACTATAAAAGAACACTTTTAACAACATTTAGTGTTGTGAGTTTTGCTGATTTGCTGAATGTCgagatttttaatggttttgggACTGTGGTCGATTACCAGTACTTCTTTCTCTGGCCACCAGGCTTACTATCCTGTCTTTCACTTTTTTTATCCTCTATAGGCCAATCTCAGACTAACATGAAGGTGAAAAATATACATGTATAGAATTTCAATAGAACTGTAAGTTTTAACTGGCTTGCAACTTATAAACTGTTGTGCAGTGCTTGGTAAGGTGAGGGATTTCTTAGGAGTAATATCTGAAGCTAACAAAACTCTCCAACTCAATGCGAAGGTAACAGCTGACAAACCTTTGTAACAGAACCTAGGATTCTTTGTGCTCTTCAATCTACAATACCAATTCCTATAACGAGCATGTTTATTAATGTGCAGGACAAACCTGAGGAATTTAATATTGAAGTTCTGCATGGTAATGAATCAGAGTACATTGAAATGGTATTGTTAAATTTTCTACCCTAATCTGCTGTCAAATGTTAGGCAACATCAAGAGTGATAGTACGTCAGAGCTAAGACTCAGATGCTTAAATATATGTAGGATTTGATGCTGGGCGTTGCTGATCTTCAAACTCCCGAGGCCATGGAAGCTGCAGAGGCTGCAATCGCCGGAAACCAGTCAGTTGTTGATTTACATATCAATGATAGTTCCTCAGAATCAGATAGTAGCAGTGATAGCGATGATGAAGATGACAGCGATGTAGATGAAAATGGAAAGGCTGGTGGACAATCAGAAATGCAGATTGATGGTTCTTTAAAACAGCAGTCAGAAAGCCGTACAAAGAGAAAACGGTCAAAGATTGTTGAGCTCCCATAAAACGATTCCCTTTTTCCTATCAAGAAATGAGTATTACGCTACACATTCTGTTGGTGCAGATTGTTTTGAATGGATACAGCAATCGTGATCTATGTGTAGTCTAAATTTTGCTGAGGTTTTGCTGCTTGATCCTTATACATAGGTATTAGCTGTCTACTgcttactccgtattattttgcCCCCTATATGGTTGGATCTTCCAAACTTCGTGATGCACACTGATGCAAACCTTGTAACCCAAAGTCTGTACGAGTAATATTTTGTTCTTAATTCatcattggttttttttttctttatatatatttcatttttGTAAGAGCTCTGGTTTTCTTACTTGATAAATCATTTGATTTTAGCTTTTTAAGTAATCTTAACGAAGCAAAAAATTTCCAACTCCGAGCATACTTTCAGAGTTTGCTTTG
This Spinacia oleracea cultivar Varoflay chromosome 6, BTI_SOV_V1, whole genome shotgun sequence DNA region includes the following protein-coding sequences:
- the LOC110801046 gene encoding uncharacterized protein, whose amino-acid sequence is MEKTSKELLQFEHKDPSSFKESALLVCGKSKKSAEEGPNSEGQRQPLTAPLPKSQVLGKVRDFLGVISEANKTLQLNAKDKPEEFNIEVLHGNESEYIEMDLMLGVADLQTPEAMEAAEAAIAGNQSVVDLHINDSSSESDSSSDSDDEDDSDVDENGKAGGQSEMQIDGSLKQQSESRTKRKRSKIVELP